One genomic segment of Streptomyces liangshanensis includes these proteins:
- a CDS encoding rod shape-determining protein: protein MSFIGRDMAVDLGTANTLVYVRGRGIVLNEPSVVAINTNTGGILAVGAEAKKMIGRTPGNIVAVRPLKDGVIADFEITERMLRYFILKIHKRRYLARPRVVVCVPSGITGVERRAVIEASTQAGARQVHIIEEPMAAAIGSGLPVHEATGNMVVDIGGGTTEVAVISLGGIVTAQSIRVAGDELDNAIIQHIKKEYSLLLGERTAESIKITIGSAYDLDKDEHTEIRGRDLVSGLPKTVVISAAEVRKAIEEPVNAIVDAVKTTLDKCPPELSGDVMDRGIVLTGGGALLRGLDERLRRETGMPIHIAENPLDSVALGSGKCVEEFEALQQVLDAQPRR, encoded by the coding sequence ATGTCGTTCATCGGCCGTGACATGGCTGTCGACCTCGGGACCGCCAACACGCTGGTGTACGTCAGAGGCCGGGGGATCGTCCTCAACGAGCCGTCCGTCGTCGCCATCAACACCAACACGGGCGGCATTCTCGCGGTCGGCGCCGAAGCGAAGAAGATGATCGGCCGGACGCCGGGCAACATCGTTGCCGTCCGGCCACTGAAGGACGGTGTCATCGCCGACTTCGAGATCACCGAGCGCATGCTGCGGTACTTCATCCTGAAGATCCACAAGCGCCGCTATCTGGCCCGCCCGCGCGTGGTCGTCTGTGTGCCCTCGGGCATCACGGGCGTCGAGCGCCGTGCGGTCATCGAGGCATCCACCCAGGCGGGCGCACGCCAGGTGCACATCATCGAAGAGCCGATGGCCGCGGCCATCGGCTCCGGACTCCCTGTCCATGAAGCCACGGGCAACATGGTCGTCGACATCGGCGGTGGCACCACAGAGGTCGCCGTCATCTCGCTCGGCGGGATCGTCACAGCGCAGTCCATCCGGGTCGCCGGGGACGAGCTGGACAACGCGATCATCCAGCACATCAAGAAGGAGTACTCCCTCCTCCTCGGTGAGCGGACCGCCGAGAGCATCAAGATCACCATCGGTTCCGCGTACGACCTCGACAAGGACGAGCACACCGAGATCCGCGGCCGGGACCTCGTCTCCGGGCTTCCGAAGACCGTGGTCATCTCCGCGGCCGAGGTGCGCAAGGCCATCGAGGAACCGGTCAACGCGATCGTCGACGCCGTGAAGACGACGCTCGACAAGTGCCCGCCCGAGCTGTCGGGCGATGTGATGGACCGTGGGATCGTGCTCACCGGCGGCGGCGCCCTGCTGCGCGGCCTCGACGAGCGGCTCCGCCGGGAGACCGGCATGCCGATCCACATCGCGGAGAACCCGCTGGACTCCGTCGCGCTCGGATCCGGCAAGTGCGTCGAGGAGTTCGAGGCGCTCCAGCAGGTCCTGGACGCCCAGCCGCGCCGCTGA
- the mreC gene encoding rod shape-determining protein MreC, which yields MRDTKESRLLLVLLIAIAFALITVDIRGGEDSPVDGARQAAASVFGPVENGVASAVDPVGNAIGAVRDSGERHDRIAALQQENTALKQKLGSDDRNRSRVRELDSMLKKAGTGQYGIKGAEVIAIGAAQGFSWTVTIDAGADDGIRRDMTVLNGDGLVGRVTTVGPGTATVLLANDPDFTVGTRMEKTDELGFATGQGDRPLAVQLLNGKAKVRTGDRLVTFGSSKDKPFVPGVPVGTVVRVDPSGGDLTRTVYVRPFVGFTKLDIVGVVVQAPREDPRDTVLPAKPKPTPTPTVTVTVTPSPTAGADVGQIVDEQR from the coding sequence GTGAGGGACACAAAGGAGAGCCGGCTGCTCCTGGTGCTGCTGATCGCCATCGCGTTCGCACTGATCACGGTGGACATCCGCGGGGGTGAGGATTCCCCGGTCGACGGCGCGCGGCAGGCAGCCGCCTCCGTCTTCGGTCCCGTCGAGAACGGCGTCGCCTCCGCGGTCGACCCGGTCGGCAACGCCATCGGAGCCGTACGGGACTCCGGCGAGCGCCACGACCGCATCGCCGCGCTCCAGCAGGAGAACACCGCACTGAAGCAGAAGCTCGGCAGCGACGACCGCAACCGCAGCCGCGTGCGCGAGCTGGACAGCATGCTCAAGAAGGCCGGCACCGGGCAGTACGGCATCAAGGGCGCCGAGGTCATCGCCATAGGAGCGGCCCAGGGCTTCTCCTGGACCGTCACCATCGACGCCGGGGCCGACGACGGCATCCGGCGCGACATGACCGTACTCAACGGCGACGGACTGGTCGGCCGCGTCACCACCGTCGGCCCCGGCACCGCGACCGTACTGCTCGCCAACGACCCGGACTTCACCGTCGGCACCCGGATGGAGAAGACCGACGAGCTGGGCTTCGCCACCGGGCAGGGCGACCGCCCGCTCGCCGTCCAGCTGCTCAACGGCAAGGCCAAGGTCAGGACGGGCGACCGGCTGGTGACCTTCGGCTCCAGCAAGGACAAGCCCTTCGTGCCCGGCGTCCCGGTCGGCACGGTCGTGCGCGTGGACCCGTCCGGCGGGGACCTCACCCGGACCGTGTACGTACGCCCGTTCGTCGGCTTCACCAAGCTCGACATCGTCGGTGTTGTCGTCCAGGCGCCCAGGGAGGACCCGCGGGACACCGTCCTGCCGGCCAAGCCGAAGCCCACCCCCACACCCACCGTCACCGTCACGGTCACCCCGTCGCCGACCGCCGGCGCCGACGTGGGTCAGATTGTTGACGAGCAGAGGTAG
- the mreD gene encoding rod shape-determining protein MreD, with protein sequence MRFNRMLLSATLVVVALVIQVTVLARLQLPGAVPDLMLLVVLALAFVYGHVGGALIGFFAGLLADLAPPADHAAGRYALVLCVIGYLAGLARPENGQIRSALGPMAVVVGAAVGSTLLYAGVGALVGDTAARHVGLVSLLFTAAVYDLLLAPFTVPFIMWLARRADNDPLSEPQGSGGGGDVAAGWLATGTGLRIGSQRGGLRVKAARNRAARAGRIKGVKRL encoded by the coding sequence ATGCGCTTCAACCGGATGCTGCTCTCGGCCACGCTGGTCGTGGTAGCCCTGGTCATCCAGGTGACCGTCCTCGCCCGGCTCCAGCTTCCCGGCGCCGTCCCCGACCTGATGCTCCTCGTCGTGCTCGCCCTGGCGTTCGTGTACGGGCATGTCGGCGGCGCCCTCATCGGCTTCTTCGCGGGCCTGCTCGCGGACCTCGCCCCGCCCGCCGACCACGCCGCGGGACGCTACGCCCTGGTGCTCTGCGTCATCGGCTACCTGGCGGGCCTCGCCCGTCCCGAGAACGGCCAGATCAGGTCGGCGCTCGGCCCGATGGCCGTGGTCGTCGGCGCGGCCGTCGGCTCGACGCTGCTGTACGCGGGCGTCGGCGCCCTCGTCGGTGACACCGCGGCCCGCCATGTGGGCCTCGTCAGCCTGCTGTTCACCGCGGCCGTCTACGACCTGCTGCTCGCGCCGTTCACCGTCCCGTTCATCATGTGGCTGGCCAGACGCGCCGACAACGACCCCCTCTCCGAACCGCAGGGCAGCGGCGGTGGCGGCGACGTCGCGGCCGGCTGGCTCGCCACCGGCACGGGTCTGCGGATCGGCAGCCAGCGCGGCGGGCTGCGGGTCAAGGCCGCCCGCAACCGCGCCGCCCGGGCGGGCCGTATCAAGGGGGTGAAACGCCTGTGA